GATTTGGGATCAAATTGCTCGCCATTGGCCTCCCAGGCCGTGTGATCGGGATAACCGGCCCGCACCACCTCAGCGATCCCCGCGATTCCGGGGGTGGCCGTGCCGCTGTGATAGAAGAGAACTCCGTCACCGGCTTTCACGCGGTCGCGGAGGAGATTTCGGGCCTGGTAGTTGCGGGCACCGTCCCAGGGAGCGATCCCCTGCGGTGCGGCGCGAAGGTCATCGATGGAGAAGCGGTTCGGTTCCGATTTCATCAGCCAGTATCGGCGGGGCATCTTTTTGCGTCCTTTCTCTGTTGAGCGTCCACCGCCATCCAGTATATTGCAGCCGCCTCGGGCCGGCAAGTCGGTCGGCCCTGGCGG
This genomic window from Candidatus Zixiibacteriota bacterium contains:
- a CDS encoding EVE domain-containing protein, translating into MPRRYWLMKSEPNRFSIDDLRAAPQGIAPWDGARNYQARNLLRDRVKAGDGVLFYHSGTATPGIAGIAEVVRAGYPDHTAWEANGEQFDPKSTPARPVWYMVDVRFVEKFRQLIPLAKLKTTPGLEGMEVARRGSRLSVQPVSRSEWEIVRRIARNMDPG